One Triticum dicoccoides isolate Atlit2015 ecotype Zavitan chromosome 3B, WEW_v2.0, whole genome shotgun sequence genomic window, ACCACCCAATCTATTCTAGGGCATAGCTGCTTATTCTGTTGGTGATCCCTAAGAGATCTTCCCAACAAACATTACCTGTTTAATTAATGAGATGTTTGAACTAACAGAGCAGGTTAAGAAGAATATAAGCATAGAAGCAACTCAGGGAGTGCCATTGCTACTCCTGTGAGGATCTCAGCATTGCAAGATGGCGACTGAGAAGAAAATAATCAGTCTTACTGTCAAGGTTGGATTGGTGCTGTTTGCACTATGCATTCTTGCGCCGGTTTCGCTCATGGTGCTGTTCAGGCATGCAGTTCCTCTGCAGACATGTAAGTTATGGTTGCTTTGACATTTTGGCGTGTCGATGAATAGAGGGTGCTCCTGTCGGTTCCTCAAAAAAAGATTATTTCGGTTCAGTTCTAAGTTCATTTACTTTATTATGTGTTTTGCAGTGAGGTTGCTGTTTTCAGCTGGTTCAGCATCTTTGGTGGCTTGGGAAGAAGTAAAGATGTACTCTGCAAACAAAGGAGCGTTTCTGTGTGAGTGTGACATGTCGAGCCTAAGATCAGATGTATGCGAGCTGAGGGGCGATGTCCGGGTAATCCTCTCAAACATCACCATCATTGCCCTCCTCCACCCCAATGTCTCTGTGAGGCGCCGGTCATGGAGGATGAAGCCGCACGCGAGGAAGAATGATGGCCATGCGCTCGCCAATGTCACAGAGGTGTTGGTGTCGGTCACCCCTTCATCACCTTACGCTCCGGGATGCACGGCTGAGAGTGCCGCCCCAGCGGTGGTCTTCTCGGTCGGCGGCTACGCAGGCAACATGTTCCATGACTTCACCGACGTACTCATCCCGCTCTTCATCACTGCCAGCCGGTTCCGCAGCGACGTGCACCTCCTTGTCAGCAACGCCCCGCCGTGGTGGCTTGACAAGTACGGACCGCTGCTCCGGGGGCTCTCCCGCCACGCCGTCATTGACATGGACAGGCAAAGCGAAGAAGTGCTCTGCTACCCTCATGTGGTCGTCGGCCTCAGCTTCCACAAGGAGATGAGTATCGACACCGTGAAGACTGTCGGTGGGCACTACTCCATGGCAGACTTTGCCCGCCTTGCCCGGAGATCCTATGGCCTCGAGAGAGATACCGCCATCCGGCTGCTACACGGCGGTGACAATATCAAGAGCCCGCGGCGCCCCAGGCTGCTCATCATTTCCCGGAAGACAACCAGGGCGTTCACCAACATGGGCGCTGTTGCACAGGCGGCAGCCATGCTTGGCTACGAGGTGATCGTCGGCGAGGCGGAGCAGCACTCGGACCTTCCCGCCTTTGCGCGGCTGGTGAACTCGTGCGGCGTGCTGGTGGGCGTTCACGGTGCTGGGCTCACCAACCTGGTGTTCCTCCCGCCGGGGGCTGTGGTGGTGCAGGTGGTGCCGCTGGGCGGGCTGGAGGCCATGGCGGGGGACGACTTCGGTGTGCCGGCTGGCGACATGGGGCTCGGTTATGTGCAGTACGGCATCGCTGTCGGGGAGAGCACACTGGCGGAGCTGTACCCACGTGACCACCGTGTGCTGAGGGCCCTGGCGCTCCGGTCGGAGTACCTGGTCGGCCAGAACGTCACGCTTGATGTCGCTCGGTTCAGTGGCGCCTTGTCCCGTGCTCTGGAGCTTCTTCACCGTTAGAAGGCACTCCACAGGGCGTAGATTGTTTACAAGATAATTAGTCAAGTGTTTTACTACTGCAGTAAAATAAAGGGTCTGGCTAAATCATGTGTGAGCTGTTGGATCGCTGTCACACGGTGAGAAGACAAATTCGAAGGCTAATCTAGTGATTAAATTCTCTCACTCAACTAAGGATTAGCAATTCCATAAGAGGAAGTGAAACGGAACACAAATTGGAACAACCAAGGTTGAATCACATATCTCTCCAGATTTTACTATTGTGTCAATTTGAATTATTTTTTGTGCACCATGCTCTGTTCTCTGCATATAATTTTATTTTGGCATGGCCAGTTGTTATGAGCTGTGAAAAAGGTGTGTAAAGCGTAATTTGTTTAGAAAGATTTCTCTCCTGTTTTTCTGTCAGAGGATACACTTCAATATGTAACAATGCCGTCTCACTTTTCACTGTAAATAATGGATCATTTAAGATTTCTGGTACTCCTTTATACTGTAACAAACCTGGAGACTTTCAACCGCAAATGCACAATAATGCTACTCCTAGGTCCTACCAACCCAGAAGGTGGGTGAGACACATAATTTGCTTCATTGGTTACTTTCCCTGGTGGTGTTTGCTCATCCAATTttacactgagatgcataatctatTCTAGGTCTTACAGTTTATTATCCTGTTGTTGACTCCTACAAGATCTCCCAACATGATAAGTGGGCTGTTGGATCTCTATCGCACGGTAAAAATCTGAGGCTAATCCAGTGGCTAAGCTCTCACTCAACTGAGAATAGCAATTCCATAAGGTAAGTTTTCAGATTTTACTATCGTGTTGTTTTGATTTACGTTTTGTGTGCATCATGCTTTCTGGTATAGAATTTATGTTGGCATGTGCAATTGTTAGAGTTGTGGAAAAAAGGAGTGTAAACCATAATTCAATTACAAAAAATTCTCTGCTGATTTTTTTTCTAAGGATACACCTCAATATATATAACCAGGTTGCTTTTAATTTTAACTGTAAATAGTGGATCAGTTAGGAATTCTGGTACATCACTTTATACCATAACAAAGTTGGGGACTTTCAACTACAAAGGCACAATAATGCTACTCCTAGGTTATACCAACTCAAAAAGGTGAGCAAGACACATAGCTTGCTACTTATGTTACTTTCCGTGGTGGTGTTTGCTCATCCAACTTTACACACATGCATAATCTATTATAGGCCTTAGTTTCCTATCCTGTTGTCGGACTCCTAAGAGGTCTCCCAACAAATATTACTTGTTCAGTGAGATGTTTGGACTAACAGAGCAGGGAGGTGGTGCTGTTTGGAAGATGCATTCTTGCACCATTTTGCTTGTGAAGATGTTCAGGCCCAATGCATTTCCTATGTGCACATGTATTTTATTGTGTATTGCCATTTTGGAGTTTTAACGGATAGGCAGTGTTCTACCCTGGCAAAGAAAACTGAACATTTTGGGGTCTTATTTCTGCCAACGATGTTATTCTACTTGCTTGACTATGTTTGCAACACTAGAATTTGGCACACAAATGTACATGAAAAGGTCATGTTTATTTCAACCAAGTAGATAGTTATTACATGAGATTCTAGTTGTTCTTAGCCTTGTATTCTTTGATCCAACCACGCATCAGTTTAAGTTTCAAAACTAACTTTATATATATATGAAGTCTTTTGctcacaactactccctccgttcctaaatataagtccttttagagattcctatatgaactacatacggatgtatatagatgtattttagagtgtagattcactcattttgctccgtatgtagtctatattgaaatctctaaaaagacttttaTTTAGGGATAGAGGGAGTAGAATCTTCACGGGTAATCAATTTCCACCATTGCTATTCCTTGCTCGCATGCAACCACAACCCTACATAAATCAGTCAGTATGTTATCTGTTAGAAATTTCATGTCAGCAAAAAGAAAACATAATTTGACAAGGCATGGACTGAAGCAAACGAGTGAATAGTGCACATCCAATGGGTATATTAAAATATATCAAACTAAATGAAACTAGCAAAATTCATGTGCAATTGTGCGGCCAGGTATTATGATACCACCATGACTGTCATTTAAAATATAGTTGCAATGTATTTTATACATCTCTATTGTAAAATATGATTAATCATTATTGTTTGCAGTGATGTATATTTTATTCATTTCTGCACATTACTAAATTTTGTAGCAAAAAATCTGTCAAAAAATTGTAGAAAAAATGTTTTTAGTAAGTAAAGTGAAGGATGACAATAGAACATTCATTACCTTGTCGATTCCGGTATGTGTGCAAGAGCGGTAACTCCGCCGATGTTAAGGCCAATTATGTTCTCAAGTCTGTAACATCAGAAAGACCTCTGTAACTTATAGGGAAAATGTCAAAGAAATTTCATAAGCAGAATTGGTCAGTTCTAAACTCAAATCAACTAGGCAACTATGTGTACCATATTGTCTCAATCCTGAGAACCTGTAGTCGTGTATATCAATATTCTTTTAAAGAGTTATTACTTCATACCTTGCATAGTATCCTGAGAACTAAACGTCTTTAGATATTGCTATTTGTTTGCTCAATTATTAAAATGAATTAGATGCAAAATAGTATTTGTTACATAACAAAGGCACTCCCAATATAGAAATTATTCCAAATTCATCTCTAGCTCTCTTCATCTCATCTAGCAACAACATCACCCCATGCACGGTGAGCATATCTATCTAATGGAGCACCTAACATGATCAATACTAGCACGACCATCTTTAGGTTACTCTAGTCTAACTACGAATAGATGCATATACTACTTAAACATTTCCATCAAACCTAGCACACTATGTCCTATAAGGCTAGCTCATCTCCTAATGAAACCTCGCTACATATGTATAATTTGGAAAAGGGCATCGATACCGAACTCAATGAAGATTGAAAAGGAATGCAACCTCATTTTTTTCGGAGACTAAGATTTTTGGTGCAAGAGGGGTGACAACATATATGTTGACTAGGTTTTGTTCCCTTTGTTTTGCGTAATCTTTTTGTCCAAATATGAGTACAATTCATGGAATTTATATAGCAACTCAAGTCGTCTTACAAACTGAAGAACTTAACTATTTCTAGATttgttcatgaatttttaaaaataccaaaatcaaTAACATTGATTTATATTATTGGATTCATACTGAAATAAAATACACTTTCTTATTGTGTACTCGATTTGTATTAAAAATAACATATTTTTCACATGAACTGTTAGTCGAAAGTGTCAACTTAAAGACTTTTTGAATGTATAAAACGATCTAAATTTTGACAGTGGGTAGTATGACAGATGAAATGACGGCTGAAAATTATCTAGCCATCAAACATTCGCCTACCTAAACGGGATCTACTTCTTGGTGCAGGATGGACGAAGTGTGGAGGCATGAGTCCACCAACCACCATGAAGTGGGTGGATTTTAGTATGAACTATTAGTCACTCGCGTGAGTGTTTATGTGTGGTAGTGTGCGTACTTGTATTCATCATTTTGCAACCATAAAGGAAAACCTACTAGATGAGATAACATCAGTGAGGAAGCACGAAAACAAAAACACTTTTCAAAATCATGTACTTTGCATTTATACCCTTCCACTTCCACCCTCGCATGAATTTTCGATAAAGCACCCTCACATGAATATAGACGGTAATCACTGGTGTATACCATCGAAAGAAAATAAAGCACCTAAGGGTCAGTGAAGATAGCAGTGCATATAAAAGAGCAATACCTATAAGTAGTGTTAGTCGGCTTCCAGATTTGTATGGTCCCATCAAGGGAACCTGTTACTAATACTTCATGTTTGGGGTGCCAACAAAGAGCAGTGAGACGGTTCGTATGTCGACCTTCGAGCGTACCAACACAACTTTCTGCCTCCGGGTCCCAGACCTTATTGAAAAACAAATCAGTATTCCCTGAGGACAGTAATAGAGTCATATTATTCCACTAAAGAAGCCATTTGGATGTATAATACCTTTGCAACACCATCGGAGGAGCCAACAACCAGTAAATGCCGACGACGGTTAGGTTGCACATCTGCGAAGTACTGAAGGCATAGAAGACCATCTGGATGCTCATTGAACTTGCGTTTGCAATTATCATATTTGATGTTCCATATCTGTAAATGGTAAGCAATGTACTTAAGGTTCAAAGAACATAGGGACGGAAACCAATGTGGAGATTTGGTTACTGTATTCATAAGAGGAAGAAAACCTTGACTCTGCCATCCAGGGAAGCACTCGCAAAACAATATGTGTACCGCGGGTGAAACATCACTTGTGTGACTCTGTTACAGTGCCCCCTAAATGTTTGCGTACATTCCCAGCCCTTGTCCCAGTCCCAAAGCTTAATCAGGTGATCATCAGATGCTGATAGAACCAAAGAGAAAGTTGGACTCACAGCCATAGACATTATATTATTCTCATGAGCTTTGAAGTTCCTGACTTCTTCCATTCTACCATAATTGTACACATGAATGTATCCATCGCCATCCCCAGTTACAAGCCACTGCTCTTGAGCGATAAATTTTGCAGAATATACTACAAATGGAAAGATATTGTTATAATGGTGGTTCATCTGGAAAGGAAGTTAATTCATGAAGCAGAGTAGTGCTCCAGCGATCCAGCCTTTAAGTTTATTCAAAAGGACAGAAGGAAATCGAGAGACACAACAAGAAAGCAAGAAATTAATAGGAAACAAGTTCATTGAGTTGAGCAGTGGGTCTGGAGGCTTCTCTTCTGTAAATTACAATAAATTTCATGAGTAGAGAAATGTGGATACATAAGTTAGAAAGCATGCCTGGTTTTCCTGGACTAACTTCAAAGGAGCTCACAGTTTCCTGCACAAAAGGAATGCCACTATTTGATCAGTCTAGACGATCTAGGTCACTATATTGAGCGTGATTGTTAGTGGCAGAGGCAGGGCCATGGCTTCCCCATGTTCTCTTGGGTACATCCGTACATGCTTATGGTCTTAAAAATCCTTAGAAGTCTAGAGAAATCTTCTAGTAATACATTGTTTGGTCCCTCTTAACTCTAGGTTCTTCCTCTCTACACACACGTACTTACCATCTTCCGGTAGTTCCAGATGCAAATAGTACCCCTTTGGTTGGTCGTCAACATCCTGCACTTCACACTGGGAAATCAAAACACGCATGCGCAGACCAAGCGGAAACTAGCAGGGTAGGAACTCACCAAGGCACCGTTGGATGCACATCCAAGGACAACACCTGCCGGTAATTCTGGCTAGTTGGATGAACATCGATAGACAGCACCACTCGGCAATTCTTACTGGCTATGATCTGAAACAAACGAAGTTAGAGAAATCCCCCACCGTGCTATAGCACGCAACTCAGTCTAAACAATTGAACAAAACAACACTGAATTATGTATGTAACCTGATCAGCGGTGGTCTCTTCCGGTGGGTCACAAACAACAGGCAGCATCATCTCCCGCACCTCGTGATCGGCGTTCTCAAAAAGGACGGCGACGGAGTCTGGGTCGAGATTCTTGAAATCACTCTCTTGCATTCTGATGGTCAGCAGGGTCAGAAACTCATCGCTATTCGATGGTAGCTCCTTCGTGTGCTCACGCACTATCACGTTGATAGTGTAGGTGCACTTTGGCGGTACAAAGCCGCAAAGCGGCAGCTCTGTATGGTACCTCGCTGGGTTATCCGTGAGAAGCCTGAAGCCGACACACTCATCCTTGTTGTTTGTTAGGCACAGTGGGTGGGAGGTCAACCTTGCGGGAATGAGAGGGAAGGAGAGACGCTGGGGTTGCACGCTCAACAATAAGATGGGACCGGCTCCTGGCTAAACAAGGGAAACATGTGATTATATATAGTAGGGGATTAAGGATGATGAGGGTCAAACAAGTCAAGCAATGAAAGCAAGATGGGTGAAAGAAACAATATCAGTACAAATAATTGCATTAGAGTTCAAAGTGCTAGACCTATCATATATGTGTGTAGGTGAAATTATTAGTGCTAGAGACCCCCGATATGTAAGGTGATAATTTCCGTGCCTAACTCCGTCTTGATTTGGCAAAATGGACAAAAATGACCCCGAAGGCAAAAGAAATTCACAAAATAAACTGTACCCAGCTAACCCTTTTGGGTAGCACCTGACACACCGGCGCTACACTACACTGCTTAGCGCCCGCCTAACAGGCGCTACACACCTCGTCAGCGTGGCATCCCTGGGCCAGGCGGGGCCCCACCCCTGGTTAAGTAGCGCCTAGATCAAAGGCGCTATACTACGTTGTAGCGCCTTTCGCTTAGGCGCTACACGATTGACTTACTAACCGGCGCGGGCTGGCCCTCCCCCATCCTACTCATTCCTCCCAGGAACAGAGAGGGTCGGCCGCGGCTTTCTCCCTCTCGCCCTCTCAATCCCCTTTCCAAATCCTTCCTGTTCCTGAGAGGAATGAGTAGGATGGGGGAGGGCCGGCCCGCGGCGGTTACTACGTCAACGTGTAGCGCCTAAGTGGAAGGCGCTGCACAAGGTAGTATAGAGCCTTTAATCTAGGTGCTACTTAACCAGGGGTGGGGCCCCGT contains:
- the LOC119274383 gene encoding alpha-1,3-arabinosyltransferase XAT3-like yields the protein MATEKKIISLTVKVGLVLFALCILAPVSLMVLFRHAVPLQTLRLLFSAGSASLVAWEEVKMYSANKGAFLCECDMSSLRSDVCELRGDVRVILSNITIIALLHPNVSVRRRSWRMKPHARKNDGHALANVTEVLVSVTPSSPYAPGCTAESAAPAVVFSVGGYAGNMFHDFTDVLIPLFITASRFRSDVHLLVSNAPPWWLDKYGPLLRGLSRHAVIDMDRQSEEVLCYPHVVVGLSFHKEMSIDTVKTVGGHYSMADFARLARRSYGLERDTAIRLLHGGDNIKSPRRPRLLIISRKTTRAFTNMGAVAQAAAMLGYEVIVGEAEQHSDLPAFARLVNSCGVLVGVHGAGLTNLVFLPPGAVVVQVVPLGGLEAMAGDDFGVPAGDMGLGYVQYGIAVGESTLAELYPRDHRVLRALALRSEYLVGQNVTLDVARFSGALSRALELLHR